In the Sphingobacterium sp. PCS056 genome, TAATGAATATACTGCTGCAAATTTACATAAACTTTATCTATATGCCAATCATTTGTTTTAATCGGGCATATCCTGACTTACTGATATTTAATTTTTCACCGGTAATCAGGATAGCAACAAAACTATCTTTCTCCCAAGGTTCTATGCGTGCTAATTGATCAACTTTGATGATATAAGAGCGATGAATTCTGACAAATGTTTGTTCATCTAGATGTTTTTCAAAAAAAGCCATTGTTTTATTTTTCAGAAACATACCGTCTGCCGTATGAATTTTGACGTAGTCATCGTACGCTTCTAAATATTTGATTTGTGGAACTGGTATAATTTTAATCTGCGTTCCAGTTTTCACTACAATACGATCTAATTTGGATTCCTCTTGATGTATAACAGCTTCATAATTTGGTGCAGGCTCTGCAGCTGGTTTGGCAAAATTTAATTTAAACTTTTCAAATGCCTGTCTAAATCGATTAGGTGAAATAGGTTTCATCAAATAATCAATGGCATTTTTTTCGAATGCTTTTAATGCATAGTCGTCAAATGCTGTTGTAAAGATGACTGCAGGTGGATTTTCTACTAATTCCAACATTTCAAAACCGGTCAACTTTGGCATCTGAACATCTAGAAATAAGAGATCAGGTTGATGTTGCTGTATTGCTTTTACTCCTTCAAATCCATCTCCACATTCAGCA is a window encoding:
- a CDS encoding LytR/AlgR family response regulator transcription factor, translating into MIKVILIDDEPLARSILVEYLKQDPSVSIVAECGDGFEGVKAIQQHQPDLLFLDVQMPKLTGFEMLELVENPPAVIFTTAFDDYALKAFEKNAIDYLMKPISPNRFRQAFEKFKLNFAKPAAEPAPNYEAVIHQEESKLDRIVVKTGTQIKIIPVPQIKYLEAYDDYVKIHTADGMFLKNKTMAFFEKHLDEQTFVRIHRSYIIKVDQLARIEPWEKDSFVAILITGEKLNISKSGYARLKQMIGI